Proteins encoded together in one Telopea speciosissima isolate NSW1024214 ecotype Mountain lineage chromosome 4, Tspe_v1, whole genome shotgun sequence window:
- the LOC122659075 gene encoding U-box domain-containing protein 8-like — protein sequence LNLNLDDDNKVGLVAEGAIQRVVGVLQSEGGTPNCRALAATMLTSLAVVEVNKATIGSYPFAIKALVSLLRDGSSREKKQAATALDALCSFPDNKKRVVECGAVQILIQMADSWVDRAFEVLSLLAKCKEGREEMARFDGCVPILVGVLRNGTSRSVQHALSALISICSYSEQVGSEARREGVVDICLGLLDDESEKITRNASSLIQGLRKYKPTS from the coding sequence ctcaatctcaatctAGATGACGATAACAAGGTGGGTTTGGTCGCTGAGGGTGCCATTCAGCGTGTGGTTGGAGTTTTGCAGAGTGAGGGTGGGACACCTAACTGCAGGGCTCTTGCAGCCACCATGTTGACGAGTCTGGCCGTGGTGGAAGTTAACAAGGCCACCATTGGTTCCTACCCTTTTGCTATTAAAGCTCTGGTTTCGCTTCTTCGAGATGGCAGCAGCAGAGAAAAGAAACAAGCAGCCACCGCTCTTGATGCCCTTTGTTCATTCCCCGACAATAAGAAGAGAGTCGTCGAATGTGGGGCGGTGCaaattttgatccaaatggcTGATTCTTGGGTCGACAGGGCTTTTGAAGTTCTGAGTCTCTTGGCTAAATGCAAGGAAGGCAGAGAAGAAATGGCGAGGTTTGATGGTTGTGTTCCAATTTTGGTTGGAGTGTTAAGGAACGGAACTTCACGGTCCGTACAGCACGCCCTATCCGCTTTGATTTCGATCTGTTCTTACAGTGAACAAGTGGGTTCGGAGGCTAGGAGGGAAGGGGTTGTAGATATTTGTTTGGGATTGTTGGATGATGAGAGTGAAAAGATTACGAGAAATGCTTCGAGTTTAATTCAAGGTCTGCGGAAGTACAAGCCCACGAGCTGA
- the LOC122659076 gene encoding uncharacterized protein LOC122659076, whose amino-acid sequence MSNQGTDATSSNNTLECCMCGDYGLHNEFFRCKICLFRFQHRYCSDLYPKADSYRVCNWCLKRKGRKIIDDGANNSSSLTSPNNNSNNRLEDKKEEEIKNRRNDGLVGVKAQRGSLQLHLQNPMKKQRSPEQSSMAAPKRIIANGCLKEKLGRNKSEEIPKTGGSGIVKQVFRGKVRRYKLLDEVSS is encoded by the exons ATGAGCAATCAGGGAACCGATGCAACATCATCGAACAATACCCTCGAGTGTTGCATGTGTGGAGACTATGGCTTACACAACGAGTTCTTCCGATGCAAGATTTGCCTCTTCAGGTTCCAACACAG ATACTGTAGCGATCTCTACCCGAAAGCCGATTCTTATCGAGTCTGTAATTGGTGTctgaaaagaaagggaaggaagatcATCGACGACGGAGCAAACAATTCCTCTTCTCTTACTTCTCCTAATAATAACAGCAATAACAGACTTGAagataaaaaggaagaagaaatcaagaacagGAGAAATGATGGGCTTGTGGGTGTGAAGGCCCAGAGAGGAAGTCTACAATTGCATCTACAGAATCCCATGAAGAAACAGAGATCGCCGGAGCAATCATCGATGGCAGCGCCAAAGAGGATCATTGCAAATGGGTGCTTGAAGGAAAAActtggaaggaataaatcgGAGGAAATCCCTAAGACTGGTGGGAGTGGGATCGTCAAACAGGTCTTCAGAGGTAAGGTTCGAAGGTATAAGCTCTTGGATGAAGTCTCTagctag
- the LOC122659077 gene encoding serine/threonine-protein kinase-like protein At3g51990, producing MGYRLSCKAESAIAVCDPYNWDRKKKKKQQQRHRSNNVRKFSYAELESATGGFSSSSFLGKGSHGTVYRAVIDGGNLIAAVKKTRTAATAFVQDDNANNSPADNEIEILSRIRSHRFVNLLGYCLDPKEKKKLLVVELMPNGSLYDLLHSTSLRPPGWSKRIRLALQTAKAVETLHSSNPPVIHRDIKSSNVLLDGNWNARLGDFGLALRGHVEDVRIRCTPPAGTLGYLDPGYITPENLSSKSDVFSFGILLLEIISGRNAIDMNYSPSSVVDWALPLIRKGKFTSLYDPRIGPPEEPSVVMDLALLASRCVASDVEKRPAMAEVVGCLRLACKRVNSISPIWRNIRRLMVKPSLSMGAQVFDVEVELDDVAKSSRHGSRNSSLMRSRRVSSVQPSMDFVIELSGPVRKRACRSKSIGSATERKMGSNGNFSVNQQLALVRRRSGFVLRMPYVRLNKSKSMPYGGTASSIRRD from the coding sequence ATGGGTTATCGCTTATCTTGCAAAGCAGAGTCCGCCATTGCCGTCTGCGATCCCTACAACTGGGaccgaaagaagaagaagaagcagcagcagcgaCACCGAAGTAATAATGTGAGAAAGTTTTCCTACGCTGAACTAGAGTCCGCCACCGGAGGCTTCTCTTCGTCAAGCTTCCTTGGTAAAGGCAGCCATGGCACTGTTTACAGAGCGGTCATCGACGGCGGAAACCTCATCGCCGCCGTCAAAAAGACAAGAACCGCCGCAACAGCTTTTGTTCAAGACGATAACGCCAACAACAGCCCAGCAGACAACGAGATCGAAATCCTCTCCAGAATCCGAAGCCACCGCTTTGTGAATCTCTTGGGTTACTGTCTCGATcctaaagagaagaagaaactactGGTGGTGGAGCTCATGCCCAACGGGTCTCTCTACGATCTCCTTCATTCTACCAGCCTTCGACCGCCCGGTTGGTCGAAGCGAATCCGGTTGGCCTTACAGACCGCCAAGGCGGTCGAAACTCTGCACTCTTCGAACCCGCCGGTTATTCACAGAGACATAAAATCCTCCAATGTTCTCCTCGACGGCAATTGGAACGCTAGGTTGGGTGATTTCGGGTTGGCGCTGAGGGGACACGTGGAGGATGTAAGGATAAGATGTACGCCCCCCGCGGGCACGTTAGGCTATCTGGACCCTGGCTACATTACGCCGGAGAACCTCAGTAGCAAGAGCGATGTCTTCAGTTTTGGGATTCTTCTGTTGGAGATCATCAGTGGCAGAAACGCCATTGATATGAACTATAGCCCTTCGTCGGTGGTCGATTGGGCTTTACCGTTGATTCGAAAAGGTAAGTTCACCTCGCTTTATGATCCTCGGATTGGGCCGCCGGAGGAACCGTCGGTGGTAATGGACCTGGCGTTGTTGGCCTCTCGCTGTGTTGCGTCGGATGTAGAGAAGAGGCCAGCCATGGCGGAGGTGGTGGGTTGCCTTAGATTAGCTTGCAAGAGAGTGAACTCGATTTCGCCAATTTGGAGGAATATTAGGCGGTTGATGGTGAAACCGTCGCTGTCGATGGGTGCCCAGGTGTTTGATGTGGAGGTTGAGCTTGATGATGTAGCCAAGAGCTCTAGACATGGTAGTCGAAATTCTTCATTGATGAGGAGCAGAAGAGTGTCGAGTGTTCAGCCCAGTATGGATTTTGTGATTGAATTGAGTGGCCCAGTGAGAAAGCGTGCCTGCCGGTCCAAATCGATTGGTTCTGCTACAGAGAGGAAAATGGGGTCTAATGGTAATTTCTCGGTCAACCAGCAGCTTGCACTAGTTCGGAGGCGATCTGGGTTTGTTCTTAGGATGCCTTATGTGAGATTGAACAAATCCAAGTCTATGCCCTATGGGGGTACTGCAAGCTCCATAAGGAGGGACTGA